TGTTCGTTGCTGAATAATTCATGTGTTGGTGTCGAACTTTGTTAGAGGCATCggagcggagaggggggggggggggggggggggggagagagggggagggggggagagggagggagggagagagagggagagggagagagagagagagagagagagagagagagagagagagagagggaaagggaatgggggagagagagtgagagaaagagagagagagagagagagagagacggagcgagagagagagagagagagagagagagagagagagggggagggggagagagagagaggagagagagagagagagagagagagagagagagagagagagagggagagagagagagcgagagagaggagagagacagagagatacatggatgtgtgtacatgtgtacgtgtgtctatatgtatgtatgtgttctatatgtatgtacatgtatgtatgtgtatatattgtgTGTATGTTGCCTGGAGTGACGGCTCGCTGCCgttccgtttgtcttttacttttttgtgttgttttccgttttgtctagttatgtttctGGTTTTTTTAGGCTgttgtttatgtggggagggggagggggagagagacatgtatgtgtgtgtctatatgtatgtgtgtctctatgtatgcatgtatgtatgtgtatatattgtttgtatgggggggggagggaggggaggggagggggagacagagggagatacatggatgtgtgtacgtgtgcacgtgtgtctatatgtgcctgtgtttatgtgggggaggggggtgggggggtgagacggGGGtttgctgtcactcccttcgggggaatacaaccttgttgtcgtatcccccttctttgcctccgtctatgctgaggcctagcgggaccagcgacctcgggactctggaggcagctgacaggactcgtcctgggctcgctcccggcccagcccgggatggaacggtggagTGGCCCAGTCCGGGATGGAACGGGACTCccactggagtggcccagcctgggATGGAAcggtggagtggcccagcctgggGATGGAAcggtggagtggcccagcctgggATGGAACGGCCAGCCTGGGATGGAACGGTGGAGCGGCCCAGTCCGGGATGGAACGGCCCAGTCCGGGATGGaacggcccagcccgggatggaacggtggagCGGCCCAGTCCGGGATGGAACGGCCCAGTCCGGGATGGAACGGCCCGCcggcccgggatggaacggcccAGTCCGGGATGGAACGGCCCAGTCCGGGATGGAACGGCCCagtccgggatggaacggtggagcggcccagcccgggatggaacggcccAGTCCGGGATGGaacggcccagcccgggatggaaacGGCCCATCCGGGATGGAACGGTTGGAGCGGCCCAGTCCGGGATGGAACGGCCCAGTCCGGGATGGAACGGGCCCAGTCCGGGATGGAACGGCCCAGTCCGGGATGGaacggcccagcccgggatggaacggtggagTGGGCCCAGTCCGGGGGATGGAACGCCCAGTCCCGGGATGGAACGGCCCAGTCCGGATGGAACGGCCCAGTCCGGGATGGAACGGCCCAGCCGGGATGGAACGGCCCAGCCTGCGGGGATGGAActgcccagcccgggatggaacggcccagcccgggatggaacggcccAGCCCGTGATGGAaaggcccagcccgggatggaacgggcccagcccgggatggaacggcccAGCACCGGATGGAACGGTGGAGTGACCCAGCCCGGCATGGAACGCCCCCAGTCCGGGGATGGAAACGGTGGAACGGCCCAGTCCGGGATGGAACGGCCCagtccgggatggaacggtggagtggcccagcccgggatggaacggcccAGTCCGGGATGGAACGGCCCAGTCCGGGATGGaacggcccagcccgggatggaacggcccAGCCcacggcccagcccgggatggaacggcccagcccgggatggaacggcccagcccgggatggaacggcccagcccgggatggaacggtggagGGACCCAGCCCGGCATGGAACGGCCCagtccgggatggaacggtggaaCGGCCCAGTCCGGGATGGAACGGCCCagtccgggatggaacggtggagtggcccagcccgggatggaacggtggagtggcccagcccgggatggaacgacATTCCCACTGGAGTGGCCCAGTCCGGGATGGAACGGAACtcccgtgagggcgatccggtccggtggctgggacaaCGTTCTGGCGGCGTTGTCCAGAGTCCGGAGTTGAGCCACGGTCCAGTAGCTGCCTCCCGCTGGACAGGAGtgcggcagctttgaccactccagcccgcggtgtttgaaccggcccgttcacggggtgcGTTGATCCACGGGACTgtctgtaccatcgcccggtggggaatcgtcTCAACGCAGACGGAGaagagaagagactgcagacctaataTTGTTGCCtccaacacagtgaggaggtgtttggagaactcactgtggtggatgtttagtgttgtatcatgagtatagagtgagtacagcagggggctgagcattcatgagtatagagtgagtacagcagggggctgagcattcatgagtatagagtgagtacagcagggggctgagcactcatgagtatagagtgagtacagcagggggctgagcattcatgagtatagagtgagtacagcagggggctgagcagtcatgagtatagagtgagtacagcagggggctgagcagtcatgagtatagagtgagtacagcagggggctgagcagtcatgagtatagagtgagtacagcagggggctgagcagtcatgagtatagagtgagtacagcagggggctgagcactcatgagtatagagtgagtacagcagggggctgagtccccttgtcctggacttccccaacatcgggaacaatcttcctgcatctagcctgtccaaccccttaagaattttgtaagtttctataagatcccccctcaatcttctaaattctagagagtacaagccgagtctatccagtctttcttcatatgaaagtcctgacatcccaggaatcagtctggtgaaccttcaattCAGTTTGTATGATTGTACATTTGTGTATTTATATGTACGtgtatggatagatggatggatagatagatagatagatagatgatgatAATAATTAATGACTCTTTAAACCATTAAATTAGATATTTTATTGACACAGCAGGATGTTAATAcatacctccccctctccccctaccctctctctctcacccctctctctccctctctccccctctctctctctctctccccccctcctctccctctctccccctccctctccctctatctccctccctctcccctctcctctccccacctctctctctctctcactccctctctctccccctctctctctccccccctctctctctctctctctctctctctctctctctctctcccctctctctctctctccctctctctcccctctctctccctctctctccctctctctctctctctctccctctctccctctctctctctcccccctctctctctccctctctctccccctctctctccccctctctctctctctctctctccctctctccctccccctctctctcccctctctctccccctctctccccctctctctctccctctccctctctccctctctctctctccctctctctctctctctctctctcccctctctctgccccaatCCCCCccttcatccctctctcccccatattTGACCTCAGTTCCACACTGACACCCACATCAGGACTATGAGGGGGTTCAGATATTTTCCCCCTTGACCCCCTCCCCTCTGACCCGACCCCCTGGCGTTTGACCCGACCCCTGACCCCAGGGACGTCAGGTAGAGGTCAACCCGTTCGCGACCCATGACCCTTGACCTGCGGGCCTTGTCGACCCTAAAAGCCTCGCAGGGGGGAATAAGAACCTCCTTCTCtccggggaagggggagagacccTCGACGGAGGCCCCGAGGGCCGTCCGGATGTGGAAAACGGTCCCGGCCCCTCCCTGGGCCCCAGCGAAGGCCTCAGCCACTTCCAGTAGGCCCGAGGCTGAGGTGAAACTCCCAAACTCCACTCTCCTCCCCGTGGAGGCCCAGAAAATGCCCCTTGCCCCTCGATAAACCACCTGGGAGACCCCAGGCCCCTCCCCGGCCCTCCTCAGGCTCCGCAAGGCCGAGGAGAGCAGTAGGCCCAAGGCTCGCAGCCTGCCGCAGGCCTCCGAAGCCTGTCGGCTAGGCCCGGCCCCCAGGCACAGGCGCGAGGCCCGGTTGAGGCGGAGGTAGATAGGCCCGGACGGAGGAGGGGGGAACTCGGAGGTGTAGGCCACAACTGACAAGGCCTCCTCTTCcctcaggcctttcggcccaccccgGCCTTCCTCTCTCATGGCAGCCCACTCTCGCCCGGCCCGGGCCCAGGCCTGGGACAGAGACGGGTCGACGGACATCTCCTGACCCAgtggggagatgagaggagaggggggcgagaggggagagagaggagagagagagaggggagagagaggagaggagagacacacagggggagaggagaggggagagagggagagagaggaggagagagggagagaaggggagagagataagggatagaggagaggagagaggggcagagagagagggagaggggagagagagaggagaggagagggagaggggggagagggagaggggagagagggggagagagagagaggagagagagagagagagagagggagagagagagggggaggagagggagagaagattaGAAGGTGGAGGGGGAACCCGAGTgtaaaggagagagaggaggaaagagagggggaggagagagagggggggagggagagagggagggagaggggagagagaggggggaggggagggagagaaggggagagaggagggggagagagagaggagaggagagagattggggagggagagggggagaggagaggagaggggagaggggggtagaggatgagggaggggagagaggagagaggtgggagaggggggagagagaagggagagagaagagaggggaagagagtggagagagggggaggagagagagagagaggaggaggagagagtaggagagggacaggagggggagggagagggagggagggggggagagagagggagaggggggtagagagagatggagagggagagagagggagagggagagagggagagagggagagggaaatgggagagagagagggagagagattgagaggagggggggttgagagatggagagagaggagaggggtgagagagaggggtgcttgagggagagagagagaggggagagagaggggagaaggagagggaggggagagagagagagggagggggagagagggaggagagagagggggagggagagagggagggggagagagagaggggagag
This portion of the Leucoraja erinacea ecotype New England unplaced genomic scaffold, Leri_hhj_1 Leri_1619S, whole genome shotgun sequence genome encodes:
- the LOC129716031 gene encoding erythroblast NAD(P)(+)--arginine ADP-ribosyltransferase-like; the protein is MSVDPSLSQAWARAGREWAAMREEGRGGPKGLREEEALSVVAYTSEFPPPPSGPIYLRLNRASRLCLGAGPSRQASEACGRLRALGLLLSSALRSLRRAGEGPGVSQVVYRGARGIFWASTGRRVEFGSFTSASGLLEVAEAFAGAQGGAGTVFHIRTALGASVEGLSPFPGEKEVLIPPCEAFRVDKARRSRVMGRERVDLYLTSLGSGVGSNARGSGQRGGGQGGKYLNPLIVLMWVSVWN